GACTGGTCTTCTTGTCGGCCTCCTCGTCGGCCTCGGCATCGTCGTTGTCGTTGTCGTCGTCGTCGCCGCCGCCGAACATGGCATCGACGTCGTCCTGACTGACGCCACTGCCTTCCATCTGCGGACCATCGAGGACGGTGCCGCCGTCGACCTTGACTATTCCGTCATCCTCGTCGTCGATCTCTCCGGCCCCGGCCAGCAGATCGCCGTGGGCCTCCAGCAAGGTACCGATGCGGTCCTCGATGTAGGTAAAGGTCTTCACCACCTTGGTGATGCGCTGGCCGGTCAGGTCCTGGAAAGAACAGGCCTCGACGATGCGCATGCAAGCATCGTTGACCACGGCCTGATAGGCCTCGACGTCGGCCGTGTCGGCGGCCATTATCTCCTCGGCCGCCGCCATGATGGTCTCGGTGGCTTCCTCGGTGGAGCGCACGATAGCGTCCAGTTCCTTGCCGGCCTTGGGGATCTTCTCCGACTTGATCTTGTCGGCCTGCAGGCGAACGATGTCGGTCCGGGTCTGCGAGATGTGCT
This window of the Alphaproteobacteria bacterium genome carries:
- a CDS encoding protein phosphatase CheZ, with translation MNEIDSNQLSNRIQSLVDALRAGSDDDLSMSDVAAVTEVLITTMRRYFAAVDTKIYAEFRDLAEHISQTRTDIVRLQADKIKSEKIPKAGKELDAIVRSTEEATETIMAAAEEIMAADTADVEAYQAVVNDACMRIVEACSFQDLTGQRITKVVKTFTYIEDRIGTLLEAHGDLLAGAGEIDDEDDGIVKVDGGTVLDGPQMEGSGVSQDDVDAMFGGGDDDDNDNDDAEADEEADKKTSQDDIDALFD